In one Streptomyces sp. T12 genomic region, the following are encoded:
- a CDS encoding amino acid permease, whose product MTTTVPKSPPTEPESGLQAGLKNRHLSMIAIGGVIGAGLFVGSGSGIAAAGPGILISYALVGVLVVLVMRMLGEMAAANPTSGSFSAYADRALGRWAGFTIGWLYWFFWVVVLAVEATAGAKILAGWIPAVPQWGWALIVMVVLTATNLASVSSYGEFEFWFAGIKVVAIAAFIVVGGLAIFGLLPGSDHPASGFSNLTAHGGFLPNGPGAILTGVLMVVFSFMGSEIVTLAAGETANPQAAVTKATNSVIWRIAVFYLGSILIVVSLLRWDDPAILKDGSYVAALSSVGIPHAGQIMNAIVLTSVLSCLNSGLYTASRMAFSLGRRSDAPAAFGRTTDRGVPRSAILASVVFGFVAVAFNYLWPDTVFQFLLNSSGAIALFVWLVICFSQLRMRKIIERESPEKLVVRMWLYPYLTWATIALITFVLGYMLTDTADGGGRDQVVLSTLVALGVVVFAVVRQRRAARNGTHTPDRVTAS is encoded by the coding sequence ATGACCACAACCGTCCCCAAAAGCCCTCCCACAGAGCCCGAGTCCGGCCTGCAGGCCGGACTGAAGAACCGCCATCTGTCGATGATCGCGATCGGCGGTGTCATCGGCGCCGGCCTGTTCGTCGGCTCCGGCTCCGGCATCGCCGCCGCCGGCCCCGGCATCCTGATCTCGTACGCCCTCGTCGGCGTCCTGGTCGTCCTCGTGATGCGCATGCTCGGTGAGATGGCCGCGGCCAACCCCACCTCCGGCTCGTTCTCCGCCTACGCCGACCGCGCGCTGGGCCGGTGGGCCGGCTTCACCATCGGCTGGCTGTACTGGTTCTTCTGGGTCGTGGTGCTCGCCGTCGAGGCGACCGCCGGGGCCAAGATCCTGGCCGGCTGGATACCGGCGGTCCCGCAGTGGGGCTGGGCCCTGATCGTCATGGTCGTCCTCACCGCCACCAATCTGGCCTCGGTGAGCTCCTACGGTGAGTTCGAGTTCTGGTTCGCCGGCATCAAGGTCGTCGCGATCGCCGCGTTCATCGTGGTCGGCGGCCTCGCCATCTTCGGTCTGCTGCCCGGCTCGGACCACCCGGCGAGCGGCTTCTCCAACCTCACGGCGCACGGCGGCTTTCTACCGAACGGACCAGGGGCGATACTCACCGGCGTCCTGATGGTCGTCTTCTCCTTCATGGGCAGCGAGATCGTCACGCTGGCGGCGGGTGAGACCGCGAACCCGCAGGCCGCCGTCACCAAGGCCACCAACAGCGTCATCTGGCGGATCGCCGTGTTCTACCTGGGCTCGATCCTGATCGTGGTCTCGCTGTTGCGCTGGGACGACCCGGCCATCCTCAAGGACGGCTCGTACGTCGCCGCCCTCAGCTCCGTCGGCATCCCGCACGCCGGCCAGATCATGAACGCCATCGTGCTGACCTCGGTGCTGTCCTGTCTCAACTCCGGCCTGTACACGGCCTCCCGCATGGCCTTCTCCCTCGGCCGCCGCAGCGACGCCCCGGCTGCCTTCGGTCGGACGACGGACCGTGGCGTCCCGCGCTCGGCCATCCTGGCCTCGGTGGTCTTCGGCTTCGTCGCGGTCGCCTTCAACTACCTGTGGCCGGACACTGTCTTCCAGTTCCTGCTCAACTCCTCCGGCGCGATCGCCCTGTTCGTCTGGCTGGTGATCTGCTTCTCCCAGCTGCGGATGCGCAAGATCATCGAGCGGGAGTCCCCGGAGAAGCTGGTCGTACGGATGTGGCTCTACCCCTACCTGACCTGGGCCACCATCGCCCTCATCACCTTCGTCCTGGGCTACATGCTCACCGACACGGCCGACGGCGGCGGCCGCGACCAGGTCGTCCTCTCCACCCTGGTGGCCTTGGGTGTGGTGGTCTTCGCCGTGGTCCGCCAGCGCCGGGCCGCACGGAACGGGACACACACGCCGGACCGCGTCACGGCGTCTTAG